In one window of Nocardia brasiliensis DNA:
- a CDS encoding alkyl/aryl-sulfatase, with protein sequence MSTATEPSDFIVAEQQRAAAAMPFADTADLADADRGFLVALEPGVVTAADGTVLWDNDSYEFLREPCPASVNPSLWRQSGLVTKQGLFEVAAGIYQIRGLDLSNMTLVEGETGVLVIDPLISAETAAAGLALYRSQRGDRPVTGLIYTHSHVDHFGGALGVTTAEAVAAGRCPVLAPAGFMEHAVAENVYAGTAMARRAGYMYGAVLPRGPLGAVGAGLGQTTSVGTVTLLPPTRDITATGQEETVDGIRIVFQITPGTEAPAEMNFYFPDRRALCMAENATHTLHNLLTLRGALVRDPYVWAKYLTEAINLFARESDVVFASHHWPTWGTERIVEYLALQRDLYGYLNDQTLRLLNQGYVGTEIAEMLTLPPAIENAWHTRGYYGSVSHNVKAIYQRYLGWFDGNPAHLWEHPPVESARRHVEFMGGADEVLRKARKSYEAGDYRWVAQVVNYVIYADPANDAAKALQASTFEQLGYGAENATWRNFYLSGAYELRYGCFGTPTKPGSPTMLAAMTVGQIFDAMAVRVDGPKAWSQRVVTDWEFSDEKRTHRLELRNGRLTHYERPDGVGLPEPDATFTLTKATLVRVLLLGEDFGVAAAAGDILIEGDVTKLAELVGVFDAPDPDFAIVTPRGTV encoded by the coding sequence ATGAGCACAGCGACCGAGCCGAGCGACTTCATCGTCGCCGAGCAGCAGCGAGCGGCCGCCGCGATGCCGTTCGCCGACACCGCCGACCTCGCCGACGCCGACCGCGGCTTCCTCGTGGCACTGGAACCCGGCGTGGTGACCGCGGCCGACGGGACCGTGCTGTGGGACAACGACTCCTACGAGTTTCTGCGCGAACCGTGCCCTGCCTCGGTGAATCCGAGTCTGTGGCGGCAGTCCGGGCTGGTGACGAAGCAGGGATTGTTCGAGGTCGCTGCCGGGATCTATCAGATTCGGGGACTCGACCTGTCCAACATGACGCTGGTCGAGGGCGAGACCGGGGTGCTCGTGATCGATCCGCTGATCTCCGCGGAAACCGCGGCCGCCGGACTCGCGCTGTATCGCTCACAGCGCGGTGACCGGCCGGTGACCGGACTGATCTACACCCATTCGCATGTCGACCACTTCGGCGGTGCGCTCGGGGTGACCACCGCGGAAGCGGTCGCGGCGGGACGTTGCCCGGTACTCGCGCCCGCGGGGTTCATGGAACACGCGGTGGCCGAGAACGTTTATGCCGGAACGGCAATGGCTCGCCGAGCCGGCTATATGTACGGTGCGGTGCTGCCGCGCGGACCGCTCGGCGCCGTCGGGGCCGGGCTCGGCCAGACCACCTCGGTCGGCACCGTCACCCTGCTCCCGCCGACCCGCGACATCACCGCGACCGGCCAGGAGGAGACCGTCGACGGAATCCGGATCGTCTTCCAGATCACGCCCGGCACCGAGGCGCCCGCGGAGATGAACTTCTACTTCCCGGACCGGCGCGCGCTGTGCATGGCCGAAAACGCCACGCACACACTGCACAATCTGCTCACGCTGCGCGGGGCGCTGGTCCGCGACCCGTACGTCTGGGCGAAATACCTGACCGAGGCGATCAACCTGTTCGCGCGTGAGTCGGATGTCGTGTTCGCCTCGCACCACTGGCCCACCTGGGGCACCGAGCGGATCGTGGAATACCTGGCCCTGCAACGGGATCTATACGGATATCTCAACGACCAGACCTTACGGTTGCTGAACCAGGGCTACGTCGGCACCGAGATCGCCGAAATGCTCACGCTGCCACCGGCGATCGAGAACGCCTGGCACACCCGCGGGTACTACGGTTCGGTCAGCCACAACGTCAAAGCCATCTATCAGCGGTATCTGGGGTGGTTCGACGGCAACCCGGCCCACCTATGGGAGCATCCACCGGTCGAATCCGCCAGGCGGCACGTGGAATTCATGGGCGGGGCCGACGAAGTCCTGCGCAAGGCGCGTAAGTCCTACGAGGCGGGGGACTATCGGTGGGTCGCCCAGGTGGTCAACTACGTGATCTACGCCGATCCGGCCAACGACGCCGCTAAAGCGTTGCAGGCCAGTACCTTCGAACAGCTCGGCTACGGCGCGGAGAACGCCACCTGGCGCAACTTCTATCTCAGCGGCGCCTACGAGCTGCGCTACGGCTGCTTCGGGACGCCGACCAAACCCGGCTCGCCCACGATGCTCGCCGCGATGACCGTCGGGCAGATATTCGACGCGATGGCGGTGCGGGTCGACGGGCCGAAGGCCTGGAGTCAGCGGGTCGTCACGGATTGGGAATTCAGTGACGAGAAGCGGACGCACCGGCTCGAGCTGCGCAACGGGCGCCTGACCCACTACGAGCGCCCGGACGGCGTGGGCTTGCCCGAGCCCGACGCGACCTTCACGTTGACGAAGGCGACCCTCGTCCGCGTTCTTTTGCTAGGGGAGGACTTCGGCGTCGCGGCCGCCGCGGGCGACATTCTGATCGAGGGTGACGTCACCAAGCTGGCCGAACTCGTCGGCGTGTTCGACGCGCCCGACCCGGACTTCGCCATCGTCACCCCGCGGGGCACCGTCTAG
- a CDS encoding MFS transporter — protein sequence MESNVVRDPRRWWILGVLCLSLLVLMLDGTVLNLAIPSLIRELNATPADIQWILDAYVLVFAGLLLTAGSLSDRFGRRRMLIVGLAVFGVASLAAVLATEPWQVVGARVAMGIGGSLLMPSTLSILMTTFAEDERRKAMAAWSTVSMVGIVAGPTLGGFLLQHYWWGSVFLLNIPVAVLAIGAAVVLMPETTGEQRPVDLVGVLLSIVALVSTVYVIIEREWNIAIIALAVLAAVGFVVWESRSEHPMLPLAVFRKRDFTGTCLTLLLMVFGMGAVMLMLTQYLQFVLGYGPMKAGLALLPYAVAAAVCNGLGATLGKSLSNKTLIVSGLLVMSGAFTILALGEGYLWVLVSMLVMGVGGGLAGPAAYAAIMSAIPLEHAGVGSAMNDTLQQVGMAISIAMLGSVLAGVFTEHMPADAPEAARESIGAAFQLGLAEPAKAAFTAAMSTGAWISAGFSLAAALLGLVLLRKPSKPVEQPQTDPVDVG from the coding sequence GTGGAATCGAACGTTGTACGAGATCCTCGCCGTTGGTGGATTCTGGGGGTCCTTTGTCTGTCCTTGCTGGTGCTGATGCTCGACGGCACTGTGCTCAATCTCGCTATCCCGTCACTGATTCGGGAACTGAATGCCACGCCCGCGGACATCCAGTGGATCCTGGACGCCTACGTCCTGGTCTTCGCCGGGCTCCTGCTCACCGCGGGCAGCCTGTCCGACCGGTTCGGCCGACGGCGGATGCTGATCGTCGGTTTGGCCGTCTTCGGGGTCGCGTCGCTGGCCGCGGTGCTCGCGACCGAACCGTGGCAGGTCGTCGGCGCGCGCGTGGCCATGGGCATCGGCGGCTCGCTGTTGATGCCGTCGACCCTGTCCATCCTGATGACCACGTTCGCCGAGGACGAACGGCGCAAGGCGATGGCGGCGTGGTCGACCGTCTCGATGGTCGGCATCGTGGCCGGGCCCACGCTGGGCGGCTTTCTGCTGCAGCACTATTGGTGGGGCTCGGTGTTCCTGCTCAACATCCCGGTCGCGGTGCTTGCGATCGGCGCCGCGGTGGTGCTGATGCCCGAAACCACCGGTGAGCAGCGGCCGGTCGACCTCGTCGGGGTGCTGCTGTCGATCGTCGCGCTCGTCTCGACGGTCTACGTGATCATCGAGCGGGAGTGGAACATCGCGATAATCGCGCTCGCCGTGCTCGCCGCGGTCGGATTCGTGGTGTGGGAGAGCCGATCCGAGCACCCGATGCTGCCGCTGGCGGTGTTTCGCAAACGCGACTTCACCGGCACCTGCCTCACCCTGCTGCTGATGGTGTTCGGAATGGGCGCGGTCATGCTGATGCTGACCCAGTACCTCCAGTTCGTGCTCGGGTACGGGCCGATGAAAGCCGGGCTGGCACTACTGCCCTACGCGGTGGCCGCGGCCGTGTGCAACGGACTCGGTGCGACACTGGGCAAGTCGCTCAGCAACAAGACGCTGATCGTTTCCGGGCTGCTGGTGATGAGCGGTGCGTTCACGATCCTCGCGCTCGGCGAGGGCTATCTATGGGTGCTGGTCAGCATGCTGGTCATGGGCGTCGGCGGCGGCCTGGCCGGACCCGCCGCCTATGCCGCGATCATGAGCGCCATCCCGCTCGAACACGCGGGCGTCGGCTCGGCCATGAACGACACACTGCAGCAGGTCGGCATGGCGATCAGCATCGCCATGCTGGGTAGCGTGCTGGCGGGCGTGTTCACCGAGCACATGCCCGCGGACGCACCCGAGGCAGCGCGCGAATCCATCGGCGCCGCTTTCCAACTCGGCCTCGCCGAACCGGCGAAGGCGGCGTTCACCGCCGCGATGTCCACCGGGGCCTGGATCAGCGCGGGCTTCAGTCTCGCGGCCGCACTGCTCGGCCTGGTGCTGCTGCGCAAGCCGAGCAAGCCGGTCGAACAGCCGCAGACCGATCCGGTCGACGTCGGCTAG
- a CDS encoding TetR/AcrR family transcriptional regulator C-terminal domain-containing protein, translating into MTKQFDSVWLREPRRPKASGLQREQIVAAAVELLDAEGLEALSMRKLGAKLGAGATSLYWYVANKNELLELALDEFWGMVETPEPDEVPWRELLSTFAYNFRSLLRAHPWGAALIGRLPSMGPKALRVTDRLRRGYTGAGFRGTDVYLASGAVMSYVLGVVLPEIAWRNSYGSHELDRASVVEMMEHAARDYPELRADFRKTTPDNPEFARAMAFDFGLLCVLDGLEARLRSDREFEQSYTPPG; encoded by the coding sequence GTGACCAAGCAGTTCGATTCGGTGTGGCTCCGCGAGCCACGCCGCCCCAAGGCGTCGGGCCTGCAGCGCGAGCAGATCGTCGCCGCCGCGGTGGAACTCCTCGACGCCGAGGGCCTAGAGGCGTTGAGTATGCGCAAGCTCGGCGCGAAACTCGGTGCGGGCGCGACCAGCCTGTACTGGTATGTCGCCAACAAGAACGAACTGCTGGAGCTGGCGCTGGACGAGTTCTGGGGGATGGTCGAGACGCCGGAACCGGACGAGGTGCCGTGGCGAGAGCTGCTGTCGACCTTCGCCTACAACTTCCGGTCGCTGCTGCGCGCGCACCCCTGGGGTGCGGCGCTGATCGGTCGGTTGCCGAGTATGGGACCGAAGGCGCTGCGGGTCACCGATCGCCTGCGCCGCGGGTACACCGGTGCCGGATTCCGCGGCACGGACGTCTACCTTGCCAGCGGGGCGGTGATGTCGTATGTGCTCGGCGTGGTGCTACCCGAAATCGCCTGGCGAAATTCCTACGGCAGCCATGAACTCGACCGCGCGTCCGTGGTGGAGATGATGGAACACGCCGCCCGCGACTACCCCGAGCTGCGGGCCGACTTCCGCAAGACCACCCCGGACAACCCCGAGTTCGCTCGTGCGATGGCGTTCGACTTCGGTCTGCTCTGCGTCCTCGACGGCCTCGAAGCGCGGCTGCGCAGCGACCGGGAATTCGAGCAGAGCTACACCCCGCCCGGGTAG
- a CDS encoding lipase family alpha/beta hydrolase, which produces MPTRSLSALLALITALTIGASATAHAAEPSRVVLIVPGQYIGALPYGPMADSLRTDGTEVQVLDLNGFDLTADAAAIDRTVAETRARRPDAKIDLVTHSIGALSARLYLKSLGGAREIGTYVSIGAAQYGSPGACGQPAAPEACPGTDFMTALNAGDDTPGPTKYYSIRSAREWADGRLDGGQCRMTPFPSLGNGGLDHALEPANPAVWQQVGQALTGDCDGDYVDEPDGAITVEAGLYPGGV; this is translated from the coding sequence ATGCCGACGCGCTCGCTGTCCGCACTCCTCGCCCTCATCACCGCGCTCACCATCGGCGCGAGCGCGACAGCGCACGCGGCCGAGCCGAGCCGCGTCGTCTTGATCGTGCCCGGCCAGTACATCGGCGCGCTCCCCTACGGACCGATGGCCGACTCGCTGCGCACCGACGGCACCGAGGTGCAGGTCTTGGACCTGAACGGCTTCGACCTCACCGCCGACGCCGCCGCCATCGACCGCACCGTCGCCGAGACCCGCGCCCGGCGACCGGACGCGAAGATCGATCTGGTGACCCACAGCATCGGCGCGCTCAGCGCCCGGCTCTATCTGAAGTCGCTCGGCGGCGCGCGCGAGATCGGCACGTACGTCTCGATCGGCGCGGCGCAATACGGATCGCCGGGCGCGTGCGGGCAGCCCGCCGCCCCCGAAGCCTGTCCCGGGACCGACTTCATGACCGCGCTGAACGCGGGCGACGACACTCCCGGACCGACGAAGTACTACTCGATCCGCAGCGCACGCGAGTGGGCCGACGGCAGACTCGACGGCGGCCAGTGCCGGATGACCCCGTTCCCCTCGCTGGGCAACGGCGGGCTGGACCACGCCCTCGAACCGGCCAACCCGGCCGTCTGGCAACAGGTTGGGCAGGCCCTGACCGGCGACTGCGACGGCGATTACGTCGACGAGCCGGACGGCGCGATCACCGTCGAGGCCGGCCTCTACCCGGGCGGGGTGTAG
- a CDS encoding DUF202 domain-containing protein, whose translation MSRAGLAAERTALAWRRTAVAAMITGALFLNHAVANQWRPAVVAPIGAALAMVVLAGTCYFRNRSLRLGRVGRGGSVVAVATTVVVAVAVLAAVVAITDPWP comes from the coding sequence ATGAGCCGCGCCGGGCTCGCCGCGGAACGGACCGCCCTCGCCTGGCGGCGCACCGCCGTGGCCGCCATGATCACCGGCGCGTTGTTTCTGAATCACGCCGTCGCCAACCAGTGGCGTCCCGCGGTGGTGGCGCCGATCGGCGCCGCGCTCGCCATGGTGGTGCTGGCGGGCACCTGCTATTTCCGCAACCGCAGCCTGCGCCTCGGTCGGGTCGGCCGCGGCGGATCCGTTGTCGCCGTGGCGACCACGGTGGTGGTCGCCGTCGCGGTGCTCGCCGCGGTCGTCGCGATCACCGACCCGTGGCCGTGA
- the pyrH gene encoding UMP kinase, which yields MTDPGNDRPGYRRVLLKLGGEMFGGGRVGLDPDVVEAVAEQIAEVVATGVQVAVVIGGGNFFRGAELEERGMERARSDYMGMLGTVMNSLALQDFLQKQGIETRVQTAITMGQVAEPYLPLRAKRHLEKGRVVIFGAGMGMPYFSTDTTAAQRALEIGAEVVLMAKAVDGVFTADPKVDENATMFSEITHKEVIEQGLKVADATAFSLCMDNQMPMLVFNLLTKGNIARAVAGEKIGTLVRS from the coding sequence ATGACGGACCCGGGGAACGACCGCCCAGGATATCGCCGGGTGCTTCTGAAATTGGGTGGCGAGATGTTCGGCGGTGGCCGGGTCGGACTGGACCCGGACGTCGTGGAGGCGGTCGCCGAGCAGATCGCCGAGGTCGTCGCGACCGGCGTGCAGGTGGCCGTGGTGATCGGCGGCGGCAACTTCTTCCGCGGCGCCGAGCTCGAGGAGCGTGGCATGGAGCGGGCCCGCTCGGACTACATGGGCATGCTCGGTACCGTGATGAACAGCCTTGCGCTGCAAGACTTTCTGCAGAAGCAGGGGATCGAGACCCGGGTGCAGACCGCGATCACCATGGGTCAGGTCGCCGAGCCCTACCTCCCGTTGCGCGCCAAGCGGCACCTGGAGAAGGGGCGCGTGGTGATCTTCGGTGCCGGCATGGGCATGCCGTACTTCTCCACCGACACCACCGCCGCCCAGCGCGCGCTGGAGATCGGCGCCGAGGTGGTGCTGATGGCGAAGGCGGTCGACGGGGTTTTCACCGCCGACCCCAAGGTGGACGAGAACGCCACCATGTTCTCCGAGATCACCCACAAAGAGGTCATCGAGCAAGGTCTCAAGGTGGCCGACGCGACGGCCTTCAGCCTCTGTATGGACAACCAGATGCCGATGCTGGTGTTCAATTTGTTGACCAAGGGCAATATCGCCCGAGCGGTCGCCGGTGAGAAGATCGGCACATTGGTTCGGTCCTGA
- a CDS encoding M23 family metallopeptidase → MIVALVVGAESLAAAAPAGPFGWPLQPPPAVLRKFDKPARDWLPGHRGVDLSGAAGQPVLAAGDGIVVFAGTVADKPVVSIDHPGGLRTTYEPVRAEVPVGRRVTRGMPIGTLEPGHEGCGTCLHWGLRSEGGGRRTREYLDPLGLLHLTPLRLKPSSRTEHAARTTS, encoded by the coding sequence ATGATCGTTGCGCTGGTCGTCGGAGCCGAATCGCTCGCGGCCGCGGCACCCGCCGGACCGTTCGGCTGGCCGCTGCAACCGCCGCCCGCCGTGCTCCGGAAGTTCGACAAACCCGCGCGGGATTGGTTGCCCGGACACCGCGGCGTCGATCTGTCGGGTGCGGCCGGGCAACCGGTCCTGGCCGCGGGCGACGGGATCGTGGTGTTCGCGGGCACCGTCGCCGACAAACCCGTGGTGTCGATCGATCATCCCGGCGGGCTGCGCACCACGTACGAGCCGGTCCGCGCCGAGGTTCCGGTGGGCCGGCGCGTGACGCGCGGTATGCCGATCGGCACCCTCGAACCCGGACACGAAGGCTGCGGAACCTGCCTGCACTGGGGTCTGCGCAGCGAGGGCGGCGGCAGGCGCACCCGCGAATACCTCGACCCCCTCGGTCTCCTCCACCTCACGCCGCTCCGCCTGAAGCCCAGCTCTAGGACGGAGCACGCCGCCCGTACAACGAGTTGA
- the rpsB gene encoding 30S ribosomal protein S2: MAVVTMKQLLDSGAHFGHQTRRWNPKMKRFIFTDRNGIYIIDLQQTLTYIDKAYEFVKETVAHGGTVLFVGTKKQAQESIAAEATRVGMPYVNQRWLGGMLTNFSTVHKRLQRLKELEAMEQTGGFEGRTKKEILMLTREMNKLERTLGGIRDMAKVPSAIWVVDTNKEHIAVGEARKLNIPVIAILDTNCDPDLVDYPIPGNDDAIRSAALLTKVVASAVAEGVQARAGLSSGDDKPEAGAGEPLAEWEQELLASAAPAAEAPAEAPAEAAAVETPAEA, from the coding sequence ATGGCTGTCGTAACAATGAAGCAGCTGCTCGACAGCGGCGCGCACTTCGGGCACCAGACTCGGCGCTGGAACCCGAAGATGAAGCGGTTCATCTTCACCGACCGCAACGGCATCTACATCATCGACCTGCAGCAGACGCTGACCTACATCGACAAGGCCTACGAGTTCGTCAAGGAGACCGTCGCCCACGGTGGCACCGTCCTCTTCGTCGGCACGAAGAAGCAGGCCCAGGAGTCGATCGCGGCCGAGGCGACTCGCGTCGGGATGCCCTACGTCAACCAGCGCTGGCTGGGTGGCATGCTCACCAACTTCTCCACCGTGCACAAGCGTCTGCAGCGCCTCAAGGAGCTCGAGGCGATGGAGCAGACCGGTGGTTTCGAGGGTCGCACCAAGAAGGAAATCCTCATGCTCACGCGTGAGATGAACAAGCTGGAGCGCACCCTCGGCGGTATCCGCGACATGGCCAAGGTGCCCTCGGCCATCTGGGTCGTCGACACCAACAAGGAGCACATCGCCGTCGGCGAGGCGCGCAAGCTGAACATCCCGGTCATCGCGATCCTGGACACCAACTGCGACCCCGACCTGGTCGACTACCCGATCCCGGGTAACGACGACGCGATCCGTTCGGCCGCGCTGCTGACCAAGGTCGTCGCCTCCGCGGTGGCCGAGGGCGTGCAGGCGCGGGCCGGTCTGTCCTCCGGTGACGACAAGCCGGAAGCCGGCGCGGGCGAGCCGCTCGCCGAGTGGGAGCAGGAGCTGCTCGCGTCGGCCGCACCGGCCGCCGAGGCCCCTGCCGAAGCTCCGGCCGAGGCTGCCGCCGTGGAGACCCCGGCCGAGGCCTGA
- a CDS encoding DUF1990 family protein → MENVPGGPSFTYPEVGATGGELPQGYHHFQLRRRIGQGRALFERAGAEILEYRMQKGTHVFHSASTPTAEPGTRITVRLGVGPLSIIAPCRVVYVLSAPNQRGFAYGTLPGHPEIGEELFAVEYDPADDGVYGVVTAFSRPGAWYTRLGGPLVRGIQKFVAGQYIRALSTTA, encoded by the coding sequence ATGGAGAATGTGCCGGGCGGTCCTTCGTTCACCTATCCGGAGGTCGGTGCCACCGGCGGTGAACTGCCGCAGGGGTATCACCATTTCCAGTTGCGGCGGCGGATCGGGCAAGGGCGGGCACTGTTCGAGCGCGCGGGGGCAGAGATCCTCGAGTATCGAATGCAGAAGGGGACGCACGTCTTTCACTCCGCGTCCACGCCGACCGCCGAGCCGGGCACCCGGATCACGGTGCGACTCGGGGTCGGACCGCTGAGCATCATCGCCCCGTGCCGGGTGGTGTACGTGCTGTCCGCACCGAACCAGCGCGGCTTCGCCTACGGCACCCTGCCCGGGCACCCCGAGATCGGCGAGGAACTGTTCGCCGTGGAATACGACCCCGCCGACGACGGCGTCTACGGGGTGGTCACCGCATTCTCCCGCCCCGGCGCCTGGTACACCCGCCTCGGCGGTCCATTGGTACGCGGCATCCAAAAGTTCGTTGCGGGACAGTACATCCGAGCCCTCTCCACCACCGCGTGA
- the tsf gene encoding translation elongation factor Ts yields MANYTAADVKRLRELTGSGMMDCKNALAETDGDFDKAVEILRIKGAKDVGKRAERTTAEGLVAAKGGVMVELNSETDFVAKNAEFQELAEQIVAAAAAAKPADLDALKALDLGGKTADEAVQALAAKIGEKLELRRVISLDGPVATYLHKRASDLPPAVGVLIEYQGEGDAAAEAARAAAMQVAALKAKYVTRDEVPADVVENERRIAEQTAREEGKPEAALPKITEGRVNGFFKDVVLLEQSSVTDSKKTVKALLDEAGVTVTRFARFEVGAN; encoded by the coding sequence ATGGCGAACTACACCGCTGCCGATGTGAAGCGGCTCCGCGAGCTCACCGGCTCCGGAATGATGGATTGTAAGAACGCGCTGGCCGAGACCGACGGCGACTTCGACAAGGCCGTCGAGATCCTGCGCATCAAGGGCGCGAAGGACGTCGGCAAGCGTGCCGAGCGGACCACCGCCGAAGGCCTGGTCGCCGCCAAGGGCGGCGTGATGGTCGAGCTCAACTCCGAGACCGACTTCGTCGCCAAGAACGCGGAGTTCCAGGAGCTGGCCGAGCAGATCGTGGCCGCCGCCGCGGCCGCCAAGCCCGCCGACCTGGACGCGCTGAAGGCCCTCGACCTCGGTGGCAAGACCGCCGACGAGGCCGTGCAGGCGCTCGCCGCGAAGATCGGTGAGAAGCTCGAGCTGCGTCGCGTGATCTCGCTGGACGGTCCGGTCGCCACCTACCTGCACAAGCGTGCCTCCGATCTGCCGCCGGCCGTCGGCGTGCTGATCGAGTACCAGGGCGAGGGTGACGCCGCGGCCGAGGCCGCCCGTGCCGCCGCCATGCAGGTCGCCGCGCTCAAGGCGAAGTACGTGACCCGCGACGAGGTTCCGGCCGACGTCGTGGAGAACGAGCGTCGCATCGCCGAGCAGACCGCGCGCGAAGAGGGCAAGCCCGAGGCCGCCCTCCCGAAGATCACCGAAGGCCGCGTCAACGGCTTCTTCAAGGACGTCGTGCTGCTCGAGCAGTCGTCGGTCACCGATTCGAAGAAGACCGTCAAGGCCCTGCTGGACGAGGCCGGTGTCACCGTGACCCGCTTCGCCCGCTTCGAGGTCGGCGCCAACTGA
- a CDS encoding acetoacetate decarboxylase family protein, with the protein MSTHTVLGREVRMPVRIRLAHAFMATYLVPADAAQRLIDYSGLRVLRLPAARAMCSLVFVEYVDGDLGPYNEFGVSFMVRHHRADRGRADLRALATNQAGVFIHQLPVDGDFTLAAGRGIWGFPKQLADFDVHHDASPRHGTLHRDGDLIVDLTVRQGLAMPRRTGAATSFDAYSHLDGVTRCTPWRMAPSGMRARPGGATLTLGEHPIAAELRALDLPRRAITTSTIARLAMTFEDAVPV; encoded by the coding sequence GTGAGCACCCATACGGTTCTCGGCCGGGAAGTTCGCATGCCCGTGCGGATTCGGCTGGCGCACGCGTTCATGGCGACCTATCTGGTGCCTGCCGACGCCGCGCAACGACTCATCGACTATTCGGGTCTGCGCGTGCTGCGGTTGCCCGCGGCTCGAGCGATGTGCTCGCTCGTGTTCGTCGAATACGTCGACGGTGATCTCGGTCCCTACAACGAGTTCGGCGTGTCGTTCATGGTGCGCCATCATCGCGCCGATCGCGGCCGCGCCGACCTGCGCGCGCTCGCGACGAACCAGGCCGGTGTGTTCATCCACCAACTGCCGGTCGACGGCGACTTCACCCTGGCGGCCGGGCGCGGTATCTGGGGATTTCCCAAGCAACTGGCCGACTTCGACGTGCATCACGATGCCTCGCCGCGGCACGGCACCCTCCATCGCGACGGTGATCTCATCGTCGATCTGACTGTGCGACAGGGCCTCGCCATGCCGCGCCGCACCGGCGCGGCCACCTCGTTCGACGCCTACTCCCACCTCGACGGCGTAACCCGGTGCACGCCTTGGCGGATGGCGCCGTCCGGCATGCGCGCCAGGCCCGGCGGCGCCACGCTGACCCTCGGCGAGCACCCCATCGCAGCGGAACTGCGCGCACTGGATCTACCTCGTCGCGCGATCACGACCTCGACCATCGCCAGACTGGCCATGACCTTCGAGGACGCCGTCCCCGTCTGA
- a CDS encoding YidH family protein — MTLPTPDAESEDGEEYLDYRFTLANERTFLAWMRTALGLLAGGVAVHTLVQPIRLGGARRALALSCLVLAVSVAVGAYAHWRRVGVAMRQGRPLPETVLVPVLSAGIALVSVLAAVAVLLR, encoded by the coding sequence ATGACGCTACCTACCCCTGACGCCGAATCCGAGGACGGCGAGGAGTACCTCGACTACCGATTCACCCTCGCCAACGAACGCACCTTTCTGGCGTGGATGCGCACCGCGCTCGGCCTGCTCGCCGGGGGCGTCGCGGTGCATACCCTGGTGCAGCCGATCCGGTTGGGCGGGGCGCGGCGTGCCCTGGCACTGAGCTGTCTGGTGCTCGCGGTGTCCGTCGCGGTGGGCGCCTACGCGCACTGGCGGCGGGTCGGTGTGGCGATGCGGCAGGGGCGGCCGCTGCCCGAAACCGTGCTGGTGCCGGTCCTTTCGGCCGGCATCGCCCTGGTTTCGGTGCTGGCGGCCGTCGCGGTGTTGCTGCGATGA